A single Lolium perenne isolate Kyuss_39 chromosome 6, Kyuss_2.0, whole genome shotgun sequence DNA region contains:
- the LOC127334413 gene encoding probable protein phosphatase 2C 15 has protein sequence MSTRSKSVPGSLGGAGGGSAAGGAAVPLAVLLRREVVSERTAAERPDLQHGFFNQAKKGEDFFLLKPHCERLQGVPSSSFSAFGIFDGHNGSGAAIYTKENLLSNILSAVPADLNREDWLAALPRAMVAAFVKTDKDFQTKARSSGTTVTFVIIDGLIVTVASVGDSRCVLEAEGSIYHLSSDHRFDASKEEVDRVTEAGGDVGRLNVVGGAEIGPLRCWPGGLCLSRSIGDQDVGEFIVPVPLVKQVKLSTAGGRLIIASDGVWDALTAEQALNCSRGVPPEAAAEHVVKEAVHSKGLRDDTTCIVVDLGHEKGNPAMPAHKKQPGMGVFKNMFRKKTSSDSSCHSDREYMDPDVVEEIFEDECAFLSRRLDSEYPVRNMFKLFICAICQVELKPNQGISVHEDSSQPGNLRRWDGPFLCQSCQEKKEAMEGKRRSRDSSSRNSGSSE, from the exons ATGTCCACGCGGTCCAAGTCCGTGCCGGGCTCcttgggcggcgccggcggcggcagcgcGGCCGGGGGCGCGGCCGTGCCGCTCGCCGTGCTGCTGCGCCGGGAGGTCGTCAGCGAGAGGACCGCCGCCGAGCGACCCGACCTGCAGCACGGCTTCTTCAACCAGGCCAAGAAGGGCGAGGACTTCTTCCTCCTCAAGCCCCACTGCGAGCGCCTCCAGGGCGTCCCCTCCTCCTCGTTCTCCGCCTTCGGC ATATTTGATGGCCACAATGGGAGTGGAGCCGCCATATACACCAAGGAGAATCTCTTGAGCAACATCTTGAGCGCAGTCCCTGCTGATCTCAACAGGGAGGACTGGCTTGCCGCGCTTCCCAGGGCGATGGTTGCAGCGTTTGTCAAAACCGATAAAGATTTCCAAACTAAAG CTCGCTCTTCAGGAACAACAGTCACATTTGTGATAATAGATGGATTGATTGTTACTGTTGCATCTGTTGGCGATTCACGGTGTGTGTTAGAAGCGGAAGGTTCTATTTATCATTTATCTTCCGATCATCGATTCGATGCCAGTAAAGAGGA GGTTGATCGTGTAACAGAAGCTGGAGGTGATGTCGGGAGGCTAAATGTTGTTGGTGGTGCCGAG ATTGGCCCCCTTAGATGTTGGCCAGGGGGGTTGTGCCTATCGAGGTCAATCGGAGATCAGGATGTGGGTGAATTTATCGTTCCCGTTCCTCTCGTCAAACAAGTAAAG CTATCTACTGCTGGAGGCCGGCTTATTATTGCAAGCGATGGTGTTTGGGATGCCTTGACTGCAGAACAGGCTCTGAACTGTTCGCGAGGAGTTCCCCCTGAGGCTGCAGCTGAGCACGTTGTTAAA GAAGCAGTGCACTCAAAAGGACTGAGGGACGATACCACTTGTATTGTTGTTGACCTAGGACATGAGAAAGGCAACCCAGCTATGCCAGCTCATAAAAAGCAACCAGGAATGGGTGTTTTCAAAAATATGTTCCGCAAGAAAACATCTTCCGACTCATCATGCCATTCAGATAGAGAATATATGGATCCAGACGTTgtagaagaaatatttgaggacgAATGTGCATTCCTCTCTAGACG GCTCGATTCTGAATACCCTGTTCGAAATATGTTCAAACTCTTCATATGTGCTATTTGTCAAGTGGAGTTAAAGCCAAATCAAGGGATATCTGTACATGAAGATTCATCGCAACCTGGGAACTTGCGTCGCTGGGATGGTCCGTTCCTTTGCCAGAGCTGTCAGGAAAAGAAAGAAGCCATGGAGGGAAAGCGCCGTTCACGAG ATTCCTCATCGAGAAATAGCGGGTCCAGTGAATAG
- the LOC127334414 gene encoding thioredoxin-like 4, chloroplastic — MITSFLPLPSLLSTTTSGRSLPPRATLPFPRTPFRHRQIRTSVSTESSSEGEEERGSTNGSLLGLPPVEEEEDEFCPVECVTEFKTDEEFTRFLERSKATGALVVVDFFRASCGSCKYIEQGFMKLCKGSVDDDSPVVFLKHNVIDEYDEQSEVADRLRIKVVPLFHFYKDGVLVESFATRDKERIIAAIAKYTSPEPESQE; from the exons ATGATCACTTCCTTCCTCCCCCTCCCCTCCCTtctctccaccaccacctccggccgcTCCCTTCCGCCCCGCGCCACCCTCCCCTTCCCCAGAACCCCATTCCGCCACCGCCAGATCCGCACCTCCGTGTCGACGGAAAGCAGCAGCGAAGGCGAGGAGGAGCGCGGCAGCACGAACGGCTCGCTGCTGGGCCTGCCGcccgtggaggaggaggaggacgagttctGCCCGGTGGAGTGCGTGACGGAGTTCAAGACGGACGAGGAGTTCACCCGCTTCCTGGAGCGGTCCAAGGCGACGGGCGCGCTGGTGGTGGTGGACTTCTTCCGGGCCTCGTGCGGCAGCTGCAAGTACATCGAGCAGGGATTCATGAAGCTCTGCAAGGGCTCCGTCGACGACGACTCCCCCGTCGTCTTCCTCAAGCACAAC GTTATCGACGAGTACGACGAGCAGTCGGAGGTGGCAGACCGGCTGCGCATCAAGGTGGTGCCACTGTTCCATTTCTACAAGGACGGGGTTCTGGTGGAGTCCTTCGCGACGAGGGACAAGGAGAGGATCATCGCCGCCATTGCCAAGTACACCTCACCTGA GCCGGAGTCGCAAGAGTGA